From a region of the Dictyostelium discoideum AX4 chromosome 2 chromosome, whole genome shotgun sequence genome:
- a CDS encoding HAM group protein, producing the protein MDKQDEDIIMEEEEEDEEVEEEEEEQEEEEEEEEEKEEMVEDEEIEEPEEEEEEEEEKVVEEEEEEEEDEEEEEEKVETEELEEEMEEDKEEEETEEKDEEEQEEEEEEEEEEEEEEEEEEEEEEDEEIEVEKPIETNKKDKKKDTAKKNTTTTTTTTTNQKDKEKEKEEKFKNKDKEKKKEEKAKIKIKEKVKEKEKEKEDKVEKEKEDETKKTNGNKNNNNSRRVLENGTIIFCEWREQQFIKCDIIEKRESELKNGTYDYYVHYHEFNRRLDEWVHESRMDFSRVIEKKQPVNSITAINSHGGGAGGSGGGGANGENGITGGNKKQPPKRPSQKGSMVMDDDSKLSELEKEHEEITKVKNINVIELGRYEIDTWYFSPYPEEFTKTDKLYLCEFCLKYMKKKTSLKRHALKCDLRHPPGNEIYRSGNISMFEVDGKRNRIYCQNLGLLAKLFLDHKTLYYDVEPFLFYIMTEYDERGCHMVGYFSKEKESPDGNNLACILTLPPYQRKGFGKLLISFSYELSKKEGKVGTPEKPLSDLGLLSYRSYWTQVLLEILKTHKGNLSITDISNISAIRTEDVISTLQSLNLIRYWKGQHVIHITPKTLDDHLKIYAKQTSKIDPKCIHWVPPIVNVKKHR; encoded by the coding sequence ATGGATAAACAAGATGAAGATATTATAATGGAGGAAGAGGAGGAAGATGAAGAAGTagaggaggaagaagaagagcaagaagaagaggaggaagaagaagaggagaAAGAAGAAATggttgaagatgaagaaataGAGGAGcctgaagaagaggaagaggaagaagaagaaaaagttgtagaggaagaagaggaggaagaagaggatgaggaagaggaagaagaaaaagTAGAGACTGAAGAACTTGAGGAAGAAATGGAAGAGGAtaaagaggaagaagaaacTGAAGagaaagatgaagaagagcaagaagaagaagaggaagaggaagaggaagaggaagaagaggaagaagaagaggaagaagaggaagaagatgaagagaTTGAAGTAGAGAAACCAATtgaaacaaacaaaaaagataaaaagaaagataCAGCAAAGAaaaataccaccaccacaaccaccacaaccaccaaccaaaaagataaagaaaaagaaaaagaagaaaagtttaaaaataaagataaagaaaagaaaaaagaagaaaaagctaaaataaaaatcaaagaaaaagtgaaagaaaaagaaaaagaaaaagaggaCAAAgtggaaaaagaaaaagaagatgaaactaaaaaaactaatggaaataaaaataataataatagtagaaGAGTTTTAGAGAATGGTACAATTATATTTTGTGAATGGAGAGAAcaacaatttattaaatgtgATATTATTGAAAAGAGAGAATCAGAATTAAAGAATGGAACCTATGATTATTATGTACATTACCATGAATTCAATCGTCGTTTAGATGAATGGGTGCATGAATCAAGAATGGATTTCAGTAGAGTTATTGAAAAGAAACAACCAGTGAATAGTATAACAGCAATTAATTCACATGGTGGTGGAGCTGGTGGAAGCGGTGGTGGTGGCGCCAATGGTGAGAATGGTATTACTGGTGGCAATAAGAAACAACCACCAAAAAGACCATCTCAAAAAGGTTCAATGGTAATGGATGACGATTCAAAACTATCAGAATTGGAGAAAGAACATGAAGAAATTACTAAAGTGAAGAATATTAATGTTATAGAGTTGGGTCGTTATGAAATTGACACATGGTATTTCTCACCCTATCCAGAGGAGTTTACAAAAACTGATAAACTGTACCTCTGTGAGTTTTGTTTGAAATATATGAAGAAAAAGACATCTCTAAAACGACATGCTTTGAAATGTGATTTGCGTCATCCACCTGGTAATGAAATCTATAGGTCTGGAAATATATCAATGTTTGAGGTTGACGGTAAACGTAACCGTATCTATTGTCAAAATCTTGGATTGTTAGCAAAACTATTTCTAGATCATAAAACTTTATACTATGATGTGGAACCTTTTCTCTTTTACATTATGACCGAATATGACGAACGTGGTTGCCATATGGTCGGCTATTTCTCAAAGGAAAAGGAATCACctgatggtaataatttagCTTGTATTCTAACATTACCACCCTACCAAAGAAAAGGTTTTGgcaaattattaatttcattctcTTATGAACTCTCAAAGAAGGAAGGTAAAGTTGGCACACCCGAAAAACCATTATCAGATTTGGGTCTTCTCTCCTACAGATCATATTGGACTCAAGTACTTTTGGAAATCTTAAAAACTCATAAAGGAAATCTTTCAATCACTGATATCTCCAATATTTCCGCCATTAGAACTGAGGATGTTATCAGCACTCTACAATCACTCAATCTCATAAGATATTGGAAAGGTCAACATGTTATTCATATCACTCCAAAAACACTAGATGATCACTTGAAAATTTATGCAAAACAAACTTCAAAAATTGATCCAAAATGTATTCATTGGGTGCCTCCTATTGTGAATGTTAAAAAACAtcgttaa